One stretch of Pararhizobium qamdonense DNA includes these proteins:
- a CDS encoding ABC transporter permease, whose protein sequence is MLRYIFWRILAMIPTLVIVSALVFTIIELPPGDYFESYISELRAQGEAVDMAEIEELRAQYGFDKPPVLRYFYWVAGLVQGDYGYSFEYQLPVNEVVGDRLWLTVLVSFVTIIFTWLIAFPIGIYSATHQYSWGDYGLTFMGLIGIAIPNFMFALILMYFANIWFGTSIGHLMDQKYLSEPMSWEKAKSILEHLWIPVLIVGTAGTAGMIRRLRANLLDELQKQYVVTARAKGLHPFRTLIKYPLRMALNFFISDIGSILPAIISGAEITAIVLSLETTGPMLIKALQSQDMYLAGSFLMFLAFLTVIGVLISDIALAFLDPRIRLQGGSTK, encoded by the coding sequence ATGTTGCGTTATATTTTCTGGCGTATCCTGGCGATGATCCCGACGCTGGTGATTGTCTCGGCGCTGGTCTTCACCATCATTGAGCTGCCGCCGGGCGATTATTTCGAAAGCTATATTTCTGAGCTTCGAGCCCAAGGCGAGGCCGTGGACATGGCCGAAATCGAGGAATTGCGCGCGCAATACGGTTTCGACAAGCCGCCGGTGCTGCGTTATTTCTATTGGGTCGCGGGTCTCGTCCAGGGCGATTACGGCTATTCGTTCGAGTATCAGCTGCCGGTCAACGAAGTGGTTGGAGACCGGCTCTGGCTGACGGTGCTGGTGTCCTTCGTCACCATCATCTTCACCTGGCTGATCGCCTTCCCGATCGGCATCTATTCCGCCACCCATCAATATAGCTGGGGCGATTATGGCCTGACCTTCATGGGCCTGATCGGCATTGCCATTCCCAACTTCATGTTCGCGCTGATCCTGATGTATTTCGCCAATATCTGGTTCGGCACCTCGATCGGCCATCTGATGGACCAGAAATACCTGTCCGAGCCGATGAGCTGGGAAAAGGCGAAATCCATTCTCGAACATCTGTGGATACCGGTCCTGATCGTCGGCACGGCCGGCACGGCCGGCATGATCCGCCGTCTGCGCGCCAATCTTCTCGACGAACTGCAGAAACAATATGTCGTGACCGCGCGCGCCAAGGGCTTGCACCCCTTCCGCACCCTGATCAAATATCCGCTGCGCATGGCACTCAACTTCTTCATTTCCGATATCGGATCGATCCTGCCGGCCATCATTTCCGGCGCCGAAATCACCGCCATCGTGCTGTCGCTCGAGACGACGGGACCGATGCTGATAAAAGCGTTGCAAAGTCAGGATATGTATCTGGCCGGCTCGTTCCTGATGTTCCTGGCATTCCTGACCGTGATCGGTGTGCTGATCTCAGATATCGCGCTTGCCTTTCTCGACCCGCGTATCAGACTGCAAGGCGGTAGCACCAAGTGA
- a CDS encoding ABC transporter substrate-binding protein — translation MITRRTTLGLLASVLIPGVARAVPEPPFLRPNLRAQSLPNLRDRLPKNPRRINLAAMGRQPGQYGGTVRMLIGSQKDIRMMTINGYARLVGYTEDLEFQADILESFDVQEGRIFTFKIRDGHRWSNGSYLTSEDFRYTWEDVILNKDLRKGGIQRELLANGEGPVFEVIDDLTVRYTWKAPNPDFLPGLAAASPVVILLPSAYMRHFHEKYQDVFRLSALMKQYRVKKWADLHIKMSRQYRPENPDLPSLDPWVARTTPPAEQFVFERNPFFHRVDENGLQLPYIDRWLLNISSSEIIAAKTGAGETDLQTTGVDFADYAFFKDAEKRYPVKVNLWKRTQGSKLALLPNLNCGDTVWRDLFWDVRVRRALSLAIDRHEINMVSFYGLATESADTILPDSPLFKPEYAAAWASHDPDQANRLLDEVGLTQRNSDGIRLLPDGREARIVVETAGESTLETDVLELVKDHWAKIGFSLFIKTSQRDVFRSRTMGGEIMMSMWSGIENGVPTEEMNPGELAPTRDDQMQWPVWGMYYLSIEQNGKPPELPEATQLVNLVKEWKRSVETDDKTRIWHEMLDIYTQNVFSIGIVNATLQPVMHSAHLRNIPEKALYGFDPTCYLGVYMPDTFWYSEEVS, via the coding sequence ATGATCACACGGCGCACCACCCTTGGCCTGCTTGCCAGCGTTCTGATACCGGGCGTCGCCCGGGCCGTTCCGGAACCGCCCTTTCTGCGGCCCAATCTGCGGGCCCAATCCCTGCCCAATCTGCGGGACCGCCTTCCAAAGAACCCGAGGCGGATCAATCTTGCCGCCATGGGCCGGCAGCCGGGCCAATATGGCGGCACCGTGCGCATGCTGATCGGCAGCCAGAAAGACATCCGGATGATGACGATCAACGGCTATGCCCGTCTGGTCGGCTACACCGAGGACCTCGAATTCCAGGCCGATATCCTGGAAAGCTTCGACGTGCAGGAAGGCCGTATTTTCACCTTCAAGATCCGCGACGGCCACCGCTGGTCGAACGGCAGCTACCTGACATCAGAGGATTTCCGCTATACCTGGGAAGACGTCATCCTCAACAAGGACCTGCGCAAGGGCGGCATCCAGCGCGAGCTTCTGGCCAATGGCGAAGGACCGGTTTTCGAGGTCATCGACGACCTGACCGTGCGCTATACCTGGAAGGCACCCAATCCGGATTTCCTGCCCGGCCTTGCCGCCGCAAGCCCCGTCGTCATCCTTCTGCCATCCGCCTATATGCGGCACTTCCACGAGAAATATCAGGACGTTTTCCGCCTCTCGGCCCTGATGAAACAGTACCGGGTCAAGAAATGGGCCGATCTGCACATCAAGATGTCGCGGCAATACCGGCCGGAAAATCCAGACCTGCCGTCGCTGGATCCGTGGGTTGCACGCACTACCCCTCCGGCCGAACAATTCGTGTTCGAGCGCAATCCCTTCTTCCACCGGGTCGACGAAAACGGCCTGCAGCTGCCCTATATCGACCGCTGGCTGCTCAATATCAGCTCGTCGGAAATCATCGCGGCCAAGACCGGTGCGGGCGAAACCGACCTGCAGACCACCGGCGTCGATTTTGCCGATTACGCCTTCTTCAAGGATGCGGAGAAACGCTATCCGGTGAAGGTCAATCTCTGGAAGAGAACGCAAGGTTCCAAGCTTGCCCTTCTGCCGAACCTCAATTGCGGCGACACGGTCTGGCGCGATCTGTTCTGGGATGTGCGCGTCCGCCGCGCCCTGTCTCTGGCGATCGACCGGCACGAGATCAACATGGTGAGCTTCTACGGGCTCGCCACCGAGAGCGCCGATACAATTTTGCCCGATAGCCCGCTGTTCAAGCCGGAATATGCCGCCGCCTGGGCCAGCCACGATCCCGATCAGGCCAACCGGCTGCTCGACGAGGTCGGCCTCACGCAACGCAACAGCGACGGCATACGGCTCCTGCCCGACGGGCGCGAAGCCCGGATCGTCGTCGAGACCGCCGGCGAAAGCACGCTCGAGACCGACGTGCTGGAACTCGTCAAGGACCATTGGGCGAAGATCGGCTTCTCGCTGTTCATCAAGACCTCGCAGCGCGACGTCTTCCGCAGCCGCACCATGGGCGGCGAAATCATGATGTCCATGTGGTCGGGCATCGAAAATGGTGTGCCGACTGAGGAGATGAACCCCGGCGAGCTGGCCCCCACGCGCGACGACCAGATGCAATGGCCGGTCTGGGGCATGTACTACCTGTCGATCGAACAGAACGGCAAGCCCCCGGAATTGCCGGAAGCGACCCAGCTGGTCAATCTCGTGAAGGAGTGGAAGAGGAGCGTCGAGACCGACGACAAGACGCGTATCTGGCACGAAATGCTGGATATCTATACCCAGAATGTCTTCTCGATCGGCATCGTCAATGCCACGCTGCAGCCGGTGATGCATTCGGCCCATCTGCGCAACATTCCCGAAAAAGCCCTCTACGGCTTCGACCCGACCTGTTATCTCGGGGTCTATATGCCAGACACGTTCTGGTACAGCGAAGAGGTTAGCTGA
- a CDS encoding ABC transporter ATP-binding protein, which yields MKSGTDLLRIENLSISFAMLGGQLDAVRNASLRVLPGKVTALVGESGSGKSVISQSVMGILPKTASCSGRILFCDPAHNEQPVDLLAMPRDGREIRNLRGNRIGKIFQEPMTSLSPLHTIGNQISESLKIHTPMSTRERRERTEEMLGLVGFHKPARAFDMYPFELSGGMRQRAMIAMALICNPSLLIADEPTTALDVTIQAQILQLLRGLQTKLNMAMLLITHDLGVVANVADEVVVIYHGEIMEAGPVETIFRNPSHPYLKGLMAAVPHFDMKPGERLKALREVPVDTSSLLGKKKIIAPHTALKPEVLLSVRDISKTFTTRKSSWLNKDTSPATKAVDGVSFDIMRGECLGLVGESGCGKTTLSKILMRAVTPDTGAVMLNSSDGPIDVLNAQGSGLQELRTKVQMVFQDPVSSLSPRMTVQNILSEPLEIHGRGSGKSRIETVTALLKAIGLNERHLNRYPHSFSGGQRQRIGIARALALGPDLLICDEPVSALDVSVQAQILNLLKDLQKELGLTYLFISHNLAVVDYMADRIAVMCGGRIVEIAPREALMETPVHPYTKSLLAAVPFPDLDRPLDFSMLNPSGAADKRSWGKHFSDDGDATVLGTADLGNGHLVLARKTADVGELVP from the coding sequence ATGAAATCAGGCACGGACCTGCTGCGGATCGAGAATTTGAGTATCTCGTTCGCGATGCTCGGCGGTCAACTGGACGCTGTCCGCAATGCCAGCCTGCGCGTCCTGCCGGGCAAGGTGACGGCGCTGGTGGGAGAGTCCGGTTCGGGCAAATCCGTCATCAGCCAGTCGGTGATGGGCATCCTGCCGAAAACCGCGTCCTGCAGCGGCCGTATCCTCTTTTGCGATCCGGCCCATAACGAGCAGCCGGTCGATCTTCTGGCCATGCCGCGCGACGGCCGGGAAATCCGCAATCTGCGTGGCAACCGGATCGGCAAGATCTTTCAGGAGCCGATGACATCGCTGTCGCCGCTGCACACGATCGGCAACCAGATCAGCGAATCCCTGAAAATCCACACCCCCATGTCCACCCGCGAACGGCGCGAACGCACCGAGGAAATGCTCGGTCTCGTCGGCTTTCACAAACCGGCGCGCGCCTTCGACATGTACCCGTTCGAACTGTCCGGCGGCATGCGCCAGCGCGCCATGATCGCCATGGCGCTGATCTGCAATCCGTCGCTCCTGATTGCCGACGAGCCGACGACGGCCCTCGACGTGACCATCCAGGCGCAGATCCTGCAATTGCTGCGCGGGCTGCAGACCAAGCTGAACATGGCGATGCTCCTGATCACCCATGATCTTGGCGTCGTCGCCAATGTCGCAGACGAGGTCGTGGTCATCTATCACGGCGAGATCATGGAGGCCGGCCCGGTCGAAACGATCTTCCGCAATCCCTCGCATCCCTATCTCAAGGGGCTGATGGCCGCCGTTCCCCATTTCGACATGAAGCCCGGCGAACGCCTGAAGGCGCTGCGCGAGGTTCCGGTCGATACCAGCAGCCTGTTGGGAAAAAAGAAGATCATCGCACCGCACACAGCGCTGAAGCCGGAAGTCCTGTTGTCGGTGCGCGATATCAGCAAGACCTTCACCACCCGCAAATCGAGCTGGCTGAACAAGGACACCTCCCCCGCAACCAAGGCTGTCGATGGCGTCAGCTTCGATATCATGCGCGGCGAATGTCTTGGGCTGGTTGGCGAAAGCGGCTGCGGCAAAACCACGCTCAGCAAGATTTTGATGCGCGCGGTGACGCCGGACACGGGCGCGGTGATGCTCAACAGCAGCGATGGCCCGATCGACGTTTTGAATGCACAAGGGTCCGGATTGCAGGAGCTGCGTACCAAGGTCCAGATGGTGTTCCAGGACCCGGTCTCCTCGCTGTCGCCGCGCATGACGGTGCAGAATATTCTGAGCGAACCGCTGGAAATCCATGGCCGTGGCAGCGGCAAATCGCGCATCGAGACGGTGACCGCGCTGCTGAAAGCCATCGGCCTTAACGAACGCCACCTCAACCGCTATCCGCACAGTTTTTCCGGCGGCCAGCGCCAGCGTATCGGAATTGCCAGAGCACTGGCGCTCGGGCCGGACCTGTTGATCTGCGACGAACCCGTCTCAGCGCTCGATGTCTCGGTTCAGGCGCAGATCCTCAACCTGCTCAAGGATCTGCAAAAGGAGCTGGGGCTCACCTATCTCTTCATCTCGCACAATCTGGCCGTCGTCGATTACATGGCCGACCGGATCGCCGTCATGTGCGGCGGCCGGATCGTCGAGATCGCACCGCGCGAGGCGTTGATGGAAACGCCCGTTCATCCCTACACGAAATCGCTGCTCGCTGCCGTGCCCTTTCCCGATCTCGACCGGCCGCTCGATTTCTCGATGCTCAACCCGAGCGGCGCTGCCGACAAGCGCAGCTGGGGCAAGCATTTTTCCGATGATGGCGACGCAACCGTGCTGGGGACGGCGGACCTTGGCAACGGCCATCTTGTTTTGGCGCGAAAGACCGCCGATGTCGGGGAGCTCGTACCATGA
- a CDS encoding nucleotide sugar dehydrogenase has protein sequence MTVHSSVSQALLAKIADRSARAGVIGLGYVGLPLAITAARNGFSVTGFDIDPQKIVAIDAGQSYIAAVPDAVLSAETAQGRFCATTDFSQLAACDIIVICVPTPLTKHRDPDLSFITRTCDRIAETLKPGQLIVLESTTYPGTTDEVVRPILEKTGLKSAQDFFLGFSPEREDPGNLDFHTSSIPKVVAGDGEAAADLMKAFYGAVVHTVVPVSSPATAEAVKLTENIFRAVNIALVNELKVVYEAMGIDIWEVIDAAKTKPFGYMPFYPGPGLGGHCIPIDPFYLTWKSREYELPTRFIELAGEINSAMPRHVVGRLAEALDIRSGKALSRSKVLVIGLAYKKNVPDIRESPSLKLIELIEERGGSAAYHDPHVAEIPRTREYMALKGRTSVKLDEQSVGAFDAVLIATDHDAVDYAALARWAPLIVDTRNAFARRGIESGTILKA, from the coding sequence TTGACCGTCCATTCTTCCGTGAGCCAGGCTCTCCTTGCAAAGATCGCAGACCGCAGTGCCCGTGCCGGTGTGATCGGGCTCGGCTATGTCGGCCTGCCGCTGGCGATCACCGCAGCGCGCAACGGCTTTTCCGTCACAGGTTTCGATATCGATCCGCAAAAGATCGTCGCCATCGATGCCGGGCAATCCTATATCGCGGCCGTGCCGGACGCTGTTTTGAGCGCAGAGACGGCGCAGGGCCGCTTTTGCGCCACCACCGATTTCAGCCAGCTTGCTGCGTGCGATATCATCGTCATCTGTGTTCCAACACCTTTGACGAAACATCGCGATCCGGATCTGTCGTTCATCACCCGCACCTGCGACCGCATTGCCGAAACGCTGAAGCCCGGCCAGTTGATCGTCCTGGAATCCACCACCTATCCCGGCACGACCGATGAGGTCGTCCGGCCGATCCTGGAAAAGACCGGGCTCAAATCCGCGCAGGATTTCTTCCTCGGTTTTTCGCCGGAGCGCGAGGATCCGGGCAATCTCGATTTCCACACGTCGAGCATCCCGAAGGTGGTGGCCGGTGACGGTGAGGCGGCTGCGGACCTGATGAAGGCTTTTTACGGCGCTGTCGTCCACACGGTCGTACCGGTATCGTCACCGGCGACGGCCGAGGCGGTGAAGCTGACCGAGAATATTTTCCGCGCCGTCAATATCGCCCTCGTCAACGAGCTGAAGGTCGTCTACGAGGCGATGGGGATCGATATCTGGGAAGTCATCGATGCCGCCAAGACCAAGCCGTTCGGCTATATGCCGTTCTATCCCGGACCGGGTCTTGGCGGGCACTGCATCCCGATCGATCCGTTCTATCTCACCTGGAAATCGCGCGAATACGAATTGCCGACCCGCTTCATCGAGCTTGCCGGCGAGATCAATTCGGCCATGCCGCGCCATGTGGTGGGACGGCTTGCCGAAGCCTTGGATATCCGCTCAGGCAAGGCGCTCAGCCGCTCGAAAGTGCTGGTCATCGGTCTTGCCTACAAGAAGAACGTGCCGGATATCCGCGAAAGCCCGTCGCTGAAGCTGATCGAGCTGATCGAGGAGCGGGGCGGCAGCGCTGCCTATCACGATCCGCATGTCGCTGAAATTCCAAGGACGCGCGAATATATGGCGCTCAAAGGCCGCACCTCCGTGAAGCTGGACGAGCAATCGGTTGGGGCTTTCGACGCGGTTTTGATCGCAACCGACCATGATGCGGTGGATTATGCAGCACTCGCCCGCTGGGCGCCGCTGATCGTCGATACGCGCAATGCCTTTGCACGGCGCGGCATCGAGAGCGGCACGATCCTGAAGGCCTGA
- a CDS encoding DUF3095 domain-containing protein — MSKLSSETFFSALPVFVEFEGVADSGNYRALPADWALATADIVDSTGAIEAGRYKAVNMAGASVISAILNALGNNDLPFVFGGDGAMVAVPPSGVDKARDALSAVQAWVGEELQLTLRAALVPVADVIAAGLSVGVARFQVNPEVSYAMFAGGGSSWAEARMKEGQFAVPPAPSGTRPDLTGLSCRWNPIQSRHGDIVSIIAVPVGAENLAAFQALVTDIVALVAGEDRDGHPVAAEGPQIGLSMAGLSAETRTAPKSKQFGHRLFILAQYLLTVGLFRLGLTLGRFDPKAYRQDVASNTDFRKFDDGLKMTIDVDKDRFRQIEARLQQAASAGICRFGLHRQDSALMTCIVPTPLSRDHMHFIDGAAGGYAMAASRMKRHSAPALSATP; from the coding sequence ATGAGCAAGCTTTCCAGCGAAACATTTTTCAGTGCGCTTCCCGTTTTCGTCGAGTTCGAAGGCGTTGCCGACAGTGGAAACTATCGGGCATTGCCGGCCGATTGGGCGCTGGCCACGGCCGATATCGTCGATTCCACCGGCGCGATCGAGGCAGGCCGCTACAAGGCCGTCAACATGGCCGGCGCCAGCGTCATCTCGGCCATCCTGAATGCGCTCGGCAATAACGACCTGCCCTTCGTCTTCGGCGGTGATGGCGCGATGGTTGCGGTTCCGCCCTCAGGCGTAGACAAGGCACGCGACGCGCTCTCGGCCGTGCAGGCCTGGGTCGGCGAGGAGTTGCAGCTGACGTTGCGCGCAGCATTGGTGCCCGTGGCCGATGTCATTGCGGCCGGCCTTTCGGTTGGCGTTGCTAGGTTTCAGGTCAATCCGGAGGTCTCCTACGCGATGTTTGCCGGCGGCGGCTCCAGCTGGGCCGAGGCCCGCATGAAGGAGGGCCAGTTTGCCGTTCCGCCCGCGCCATCGGGCACCCGGCCGGATCTGACCGGCCTGTCCTGCCGCTGGAACCCCATACAATCGCGCCATGGCGACATCGTCTCGATTATCGCCGTGCCCGTCGGCGCGGAAAATCTCGCCGCATTCCAGGCGCTGGTTACCGATATCGTGGCTCTCGTCGCAGGCGAGGACCGGGATGGGCATCCGGTGGCAGCCGAAGGTCCGCAGATCGGCCTGTCGATGGCAGGGCTTTCGGCAGAAACCCGGACGGCACCGAAGAGCAAGCAGTTCGGACACCGGCTTTTCATTCTGGCGCAATATCTGCTGACCGTCGGGCTTTTCCGCCTCGGGCTGACGCTTGGGCGTTTCGATCCCAAGGCATACCGGCAGGATGTCGCCAGCAACACCGATTTCCGCAAATTCGACGATGGCCTGAAAATGACCATCGACGTGGACAAGGACAGGTTCCGTCAGATCGAGGCCCGGCTGCAGCAGGCCGCAAGCGCCGGCATTTGCCGCTTTGGCCTGCACCGCCAGGATTCGGCGCTGATGACCTGCATCGTGCCGACCCCGCTCAGCCGCGATCACATGCATTTCATCGATGGCGCCGCCGGCGGCTACGCCATGGCCGCCAGCCGGATGAAGAGGCATAGCGCGCCTGCCCTGTCAGCAACGCCGTAA
- a CDS encoding class I SAM-dependent methyltransferase yields MSRLDGFISRMHSQRAVLNHIKAASMVAPDGVILEIGLGNGRTYDHMRELFPENRIIAFDRAVGSHPHSTPPESDLILGDIMETIAQFAGRDIAFAHADIGTAYPEKDAKTLTWLPQSIVAALKSGGIAASGLPLDHPELEPLPLPTGADPGRTYFYRKR; encoded by the coding sequence ATGAGTCGCCTTGATGGTTTTATCTCCCGCATGCATTCGCAGCGCGCTGTTCTCAACCATATCAAGGCGGCGTCCATGGTTGCGCCGGATGGCGTGATCCTGGAAATCGGGCTTGGAAACGGGCGGACCTACGATCATATGCGCGAGCTGTTTCCTGAAAACCGGATCATCGCTTTCGACCGCGCCGTCGGTTCGCATCCGCATTCGACGCCGCCGGAATCCGACCTGATCCTCGGCGATATCATGGAAACGATTGCTCAGTTTGCCGGAAGGGACATCGCATTTGCGCATGCCGATATCGGCACGGCCTATCCGGAAAAGGATGCAAAGACCCTGACCTGGCTGCCGCAGTCGATCGTTGCGGCGCTGAAGAGCGGCGGGATTGCCGCCAGCGGTCTGCCTCTCGACCATCCCGAACTCGAGCCTTTGCCGCTGCCCACTGGC